Part of the Capsicum annuum cultivar UCD-10X-F1 chromosome 12, UCD10Xv1.1, whole genome shotgun sequence genome is shown below.
ATCTTTGCCGCTTTTTAGCCGGTGTATCTGTTTGATTGAGAGTAACCTCTCTTGTATCCCAATGGTTCTCATTTATGCATTTCTTTGAGCTTTTGCAATCATGGAACGAAGTCAGTTCCTCCACTTTCACCTTAGTAACATCAGTCCTCACACCAATGTCAGTTGCATATCTGGTCAAACAATACATACCAGCAGTTGCTACGACTAAGCCAGCCGGACTTGACATGAATAACTTAAGAGGCGAAGAAGCAATAGCTGCCAAAGGAGCACCTATAACGGAGGCAGCTTGACCGCTACTTCCAAGAGCTCCTTGGTCAATAACAAGAAGACCTGTTTTACAGTATAAGGCAAAATCTTCACAGTTATTCTTGAAGACgtcataatttccaaaaccattttgaaGCAAGTACATGGCTCTATGGATCACTGCCTCTGGAGGATCAGAATGTGCAGTGGTACAGGTCCCACCTCGAAGTTTTGTAAGAAAAACTGAAGGGCTGGCTCCATAGTCAAAGCGGTACAATAGCCCATCACCCAGGAAACAATCCAAGCAAGAGAGAACCACCCCACTTTCCTTCCGTTTAAATCCACAGTCAGGAATATTTGTACAGGCTGAAGACCCATTTATACTTGAAGGCGACGAGCAATCGAAGGCAGCAGAGAAGAGGATTGGATCTCCTGAAAAAATATTTTGCTCACGCGTAAAATGAACAATTTTGCTCCCACCAACATAGATTCCTGTTCATGGATTTCAGACATTCAAAAATACTTTGTCAAGTGACACCAGCAACCAATCTGATACCAGAATATCACTAAATATGGTTGAATAAATCATATTCGGTTGCAACAGATATCAGCGTAAATATGAATGACAGTCtcacaagaaaagaaataataggAGATGAAGTATATAGTGGTCTGTGCCTCATTCACTAACTACTAGAAAGTGTTATCATGGTAATATatcaagttatcaacatcagctaagttgctcggactcttcaaaaatgttgcaCACCCGTGTCGGATACTCCaaaaatgaactatttttgaaggatccaacacgcacacgatgacatttttgaagagttcaagCAACACAGAACATCAGAGATTAAGTtagaatgatttcctaaaaaGATTCAGTCATGCAAGATTCAAAGACGTGTATGTTAACACTAGGATCTAGAGTATTAACATGACATGGATTAAATATTTCCTACTATTGAATTTATCTTTTTCATCCGTAGATAATGTTATTATACAAACGTATAAAGGAGGTATTGAATATGTCAAGAGTATTTGGCAGGTTTGTTTATAATTGAAGGAGAGACCATGAGTTCCAGGATGTTTTTCCTCTGTCATTTACAAAGTTTCTCCTACAtcaaaaagtataaattagatATCCAAATTTTACATGGGCATATGTTCATTTTTCCCCTTCAATAATCTACTATTCTTTCTCTCCAAATTGTCCACACTCTGATACGAGTACGATCGGGATTGTGGACCAATACGTAAAGAACTCGTGCTCGGGTGGCTGCCCAACTAAAGGAACAaactttgaagtgtagagaacaagtcccaacactccaaagccgTCCACATGGGCACTCCAAGGCCGCCCCTTTGTCATGgcttattaagggcattttagtcattttataataagttgtaacctaggctataaatagaacatattaggtcattttctcaaaactttgatgatatattttgagagctctagaGAGAGAGTCTTGCAAGGTGGATTCCATGTAaataagtgtggatatcacttgtgttggtgctagttttgaaacgttggttgcttgggaatcccGTTCCCTTGAGGTTACCATAGAGCTtggtgttacttgtatgaattcttgggtctttgtgttcaatatacacttaggttcatagtgtttgtacatctatctatctatctatctatctatctatctatctatctatctatctatctagctatttcattgttgttgttcttcattctcaggtttggtgtcccaaaaccgagactttttgttcttcttgttcttgtgcagtgttgttaatctagtttgttggctCGCTGATTtagaggtgttgaacaccttaatatcttgttgttattgtgttttcattgttgttgtagtgaatccgagagtggtcaccaaagagggtcctcggttcttcaaacttgtaGACTGTTTTagtgtttgttttgtgtctttCGTAGcttgtcttgtatcatttggtatcaaaaccatctttgattttgttttaacaagatcaatcttgggcttgagagttgaaaaataaaaaaaaataaaaaaaagtgaagtgcTCCTGAgattgttcttggccgaaaattgggtcttgttgttgtcttagccgagacatgtttctttgtgactagatcttgtagtcttttgtttgtttagattgtttctagtgttggtttctttctcaccaacactaaagtgtctagatctaaaggttATGTTGACCTTGTTGTAAATTTGAAGTTGGCTGTGTGGTACAATTGTTGTGGACTTGGAGATGAATATTGTTGGAGTTGTTGCTCTTGAGAAATTGTTGTTGtgatcttgttgttcttgaaatgTCTTGACCAATATAAAGTATAacatagatccaaaaaggtgtaagataaagttgaaaagttgttggtgaaAAGACTTGAGCacatcacttcaaagacttgtcaaccactttttcatatttcaagaaccttgttttgtgggaatagtaCAAGTCAAGTCTCACCTTTTTGAGTGAATTCGAAAAAGTTTTTGAGACTTGAATTTTCCCACCAAAAGGCAAACTCTTCCATTCCAAATTGTATCAAGACAAAAGCTTCAAGTTGGTGATTAAAATTGTGTGGGACAGTGACCAATTACGTGGCTACCATGTcatcacgttttactgttcatacaacataattaagctcaaatttttgatttattagttTCTAATCGTTGTCTCTTAGTTGTcttttgttgattctattactaattaacaaactagtaattgtctactaggttgtaaGTTGGTTTTGGGTCCATTTATTCGTGTCTACGtatctttgtgtgcttttatctttttgaaattcgttgtagtttcttgattcaagtccgtacatattttctttgagttgtttcaaaAGAGAATCTATTCCGACCTCGAGCCCCAATTGG
Proteins encoded:
- the LOC107851532 gene encoding protein LEAD-SENSITIVE 1, encoding MGLLSHRVEKSELAIGDHIYTWRTVFAYSHHGIYVGGSKIVHFTREQNIFSGDPILFSAAFDCSSPSSINGSSACTNIPDCGFKRKESGVVLSCLDCFLGDGLLYRFDYGASPSVFLTKLRGGTCTTAHSDPPEAVIHRAMYLLQNGFGNYDVFKNNCEDFALYCKTGLLVIDQGALGSSGQAASVIGAPLAAIASSPLKLFMSSPAGLVVATAGMYCLTRYATDIGVRTDVTKVKVEELTSFHDCKSSKKCINENHWDTREVTLNQTDTPAKKRQRCD